GGCTGCACATACAGCTCGGGCTGGGGGTTGAGGGTCGGGGATCTCAGCTCTGCTGTTCCCCACCCCAGAGCACTAGCCTAGCTTCCCAGACTGTTCTCGGAGGAGAACTGGCTGCCTGCCTCCTTCCTCTAAGACAGCAAGTCTGGGACAACCTGGGGGGAGTGGGATCACCCCCACTTCCAGTCCCTGGCAGAGGCTGAGACTAAAGCATCACTTAATAAAGACCCCCAGAAGCCCACTCCTTGTCTCCTGGTGCCTTTCTGTACAGTTTTATTGGGACATTGGAGATTACATACTGAAATGGCAGTTTGGAAAGGTTTCTTTGAGGTGGCCCAGTTGAAGCAAGTAACCAGCAGCTGGAGCACAAACTCCAGAGACGGTTTTGATAGATGTGAAGTTCATTGAACTGAGCTGCTGCCTTCACAAGGGTGATAGGTGAAAACAATATACAGATGATCCTGAAGAATATGTGGTTTTAGGGCGCTGACCCCTATGCAAGCAAAAATCTGCACTTGATTTTACAGTccgccctctgtatctgcagttccACATCCATGATTCAACCCACTGGGGACCGTGTAGTACTGAGTACATATTTAGTGAAAGAAAGCTGCATATAaacgcagttcaaacctgtgttcaagggtcaactatttTGAAGGTTACGTTGCTCCCTGGGGGTGGTTTGCGGTTTTCAGCTGGGTCCTCTGAATCAGGGAGAAACTTCCTCAGTGGAGAGGTGAGGGTGAACCTTGAAACCAGCCTCTGAGTATTCAACCCCATCCCTCCGCAAGCACTGACACCTCAAGTGTGTCTGGGGAGTGGAGAAGCTTGGTGAACCCCTCGAGGTTGAACCAACATTTACCAAATGCATTTGCTCTGGATTCTGCCCAGCACCAGGCGCTGAGAGGCAGCGAAGCACAGTGAGAAGAGGTTTTGGAGAATTCATATTCAGGGTTTGGATTCCTCTGCCCAGCTTGAGGCAGAGCCACTCTCAGCTCCTGGGAGAGCCTGGAACCCTGGAGCCGTGGGGCAGCCTGGTCTGAGGGGGGCGCTCTGCACCACCCTGGCTGCATCCTGGCTAGGGCCCTGGCCTCTTCCGGCCAGTCTGCTCTCAGTGGGGTGGGGTCAAGCTGAAGGGGCTGGCTGTGCGCTGGAGCCCGAGTGAGCTGCCTGCTAATGGGGCTGGGCCACCCCGCACGGCTCTCTGGAGGCTGGACAAGGCTGGGATTGTTCTCTGGCTCCCCTTTGTCTCCCACTCCCCGCCCAGGCCTGGCCCGCCTGCCCGccactctcttctccctcccattGGCCCGGCTGGCAAGAGCCAGGGACTCCACCCGTGGAGCCCGGGGCCTGCCGACCCACCGGCTTAGGAGCGCCCATCAAACTCTGGGTAAGGAAGCTCACCTGGGGCCAAGACGCCCGTTCTGGGGAACTAGAGGCCACTCGCCTGCTCCGGCCGGCCCCTCCCCCATTTCCACGGCTCCAGCACAAACTACTTCAGAGACCTCTGAACCCCAGTGCTGAGGGAAGGGACCCTGAGGGGAGCTAGACGCCAGCATCTTCCTggtccacccctcccccaggcagctTGGGCCGCACTCAGGATAGGTCAGAATACCCCCATCCCACTTCCGGGAGGGGTCATCTatcttagtttctttttgttttttggctgcgccccGAGGCTTGTGGtagtgggatcttagctccccgacccgggatcaaacccagaccctcggcagtgaaagcacagagtcctaaccactggaccgccagggaattcccggggtCATCTATCAAATCTCAGCCAGGGTGCAGGGACTAGGGACCAGGTCGGCCTTGTGCCCAGCAgggtccccagcacccagctcaaGGGCAGAGGGCCCCCAAAATGTTGAAAGACAGGAACAGAGGCTTGGGGTTCAGGCTGGCGGTGTGAGGGCCCAGAGTGTGTGCGGAGCAAACATGCACACAGAGAGTAGGCAAAGCGATGACAGGAAGAGGCACGGGGCGGGGCTGGAAAGTTTTGGCCTGGAGAGGCGGGAGGAGTGTCCtgttctccctcctcctgggGCAGCTCCACCCGCCCTGGTGGCCCAGCCCATCCACTTGTGCCAAGGAATGTGCCTGGGAGAGGCAGCCTGggaggcgggcgggcggggcagCAAAGCTGCGGCCACCCGGAGGCAGCACACAGGTCTGAGGCTGAGGGGCCGGGGCTCAGGTGGGGCAGGGACCCCAAATGCCCCCCCCGGGGCACACGTGTAGTCTTCAGAGAAGAGCCAGGCATCCCCCTAATTCCTTGTCCCACCGGTAGGCATCTGGCCTCTCCAAGAATTCTCCCTGAGCACCCTAAGTTGTCTGTGCTCAGCCCAGGCACTGTGAGCCAAGGAGCTTTCTGGTGCTGGCGATGGCGGTGGTGGTGTGTGCTTAGGCGCTCTCTGTGCTGGCCTCCGTAAGTCAGGGTTCTTCTGAGACAAaaactgggggttggggacctggCTCCAGGGTCCAGGGTTACTGAGGCAGCCTTCTGGCTGAGGAGGACCCTCCAATCCTTGCTGAGTCGAGGCTGACCAGCTCCTCTCAATGGGGGAACTAAATAGCCCCCAGGCTAGGCTGGGGAGGGGTTGGGGTTATGACCACTGGGGAAGCTGGGCCAGCCTCCCCTGGCCTGAAGGAAGCAGCTTGGTGGCCAGCTACCACTCGCATGCATGTCCGGGTACACAGCCTACCCTGGGACTCAGTGACCAGGTTCAGCCTGGACCTGGGCGAAAAGGGACCTGTGGATGGGGGCAGATACCTAattccgccccccccccgccctttgTCTCTAGGTCAACGTGGAGGTGCCGGGCCACCATGCTCAGTCTCAAGCTGCCCCAACTCCTTCGCGTCCACCAGGTCCCCAGGGTGAGGGAGTCACCAACTCCTACTTCTCAGGGGACTGGCTGGGGCaaagtttcttctctttttgcaaGTGCAGAAGTCCCTGCTCTAGGCTAACTCTTATCCCTGCCATTTCAGTGTGGGACTCTTCTGCTCTCTAAGGAACAGGCTTGTGACCTGCTCCCTAGAGCCCAGAACACTCTTTTATCCAGAGTCGGCTTCCTCAGAGCACCCTGTGTCCATCCTATCTTGTCCCCTTACTCTGCCTCTTCTGTTTCTCACCTGCTCTCTGGGTACTGGAAACTGTGGTGAGATGGGGTTGGATTTAGTTTGACTTTGGGGCCATTGTGATCTCCAGCCCATTCCCTTCCACCCTGCTTCCAGAGAAAGGGTGGGACACAGTGGAGTCCCTTGGAGAGAAAGGGTGGGACACAGTGACTCCTCTCCTCCCTTGCCCCCCACAACCCCAGGTGTTCTGGGAAGATGGTATCATGTCTGGCTACCGCCGCCCCACCAGCTCGGCCTTGGACTGTGTCCTCAGCTCCTTCCAGATGACCAACGAGACCGTCAACATCTGGACTCACTTCCTGCCCACTTGGTGAGGGAGGCTCTGTCCCAGGCTTGGGCCTCGAGCTCAAGGGGGTACTCAGGCGGACCGGGACCGTCCGGGCCCGCGGGCTGCACTGGGAGTCGCTGGGGGTCCGGTGGCCTGAGCACGTGCCTGCCGCAGGTACTTCCTGTGGCGCCTCCTGGCGCTGGCGGGAGGCCAGGGCTTCCGGTCGGAGCCCTACCACTGGCCGCTGCTCGTCTTCCTGCTGCCCGCCTGCCTCTACCCGTTTGCGTCGTGCTGCGCGCACACCTTCAGCTCCATGTCACCCCGCGCGCGTCACATCTGCTACTTCCTGGACTACGGCGCGCTCAGCCTCTACAGCCTGGGTGAGCCCCGCGGCGGAGGCTGGGGCGgtgggcaggggggcgggggcgttccggggcggggcgggggtgtggCGCGGGGTCTCCGGGGCGGGGcctcagctcccctccccccctcccccccgccaggCTGCGCCTTCCCCTATGCCGCCTACTCCATGCCGGCCTCCTGGCTGCACAGCCGCCTGCACCAGCTATTTGTGCCCGCCGCCGCACTCAATTCTTTCCTGTGCACCGGCCTCTCCTGCTACTCCCGGTGGGTTCTCGGCCAGTGGTGAAGGGGAAGGCGGAGGGACAGGACAGAGCACCCACAAACACCTGGACACCCAGGACCACTGGGGTGTGCCTGCGTTTCACTGCTCTTGAACAACATTGGTAACAATGGGACCGTTTATTGAGGACTTACTGTGCCCAGACCCTGTGCACCAGCACCATCCCTGCGCTGTCTCTAACTCTCACAAGCCACCTAAGAGGCAGGTGTCTATCCCCGTCTAACAGCTGTTGTCACTCACAGAGGAGTCATGTGGCCTAAGGGCTTTCATAGCCACTAAGCTACACTGACATTCCATCTTGGCCAaaggtcccctgccctcctctgACCCCCACCCCAGCATAAGGATGGTGACCAGCCTTTCACTCCCGCCTCCCAGGTTCCCAGAGCTAGAAAGCCCTGCGCTCAGTAAGATCCTCCGCACGGCTGCCTTCACCTATCCCTTTCTGTTCGACAACCTCCCGCTCTTCTATCGGGTAAGGCTCCTGCTTTCCTGTCCTGACCCTCACAGtgcccactcccagccctgccccctcgATCCCTGACTCAGCCCTGCTGCCCACCCTCCTAGCCCAGCACCCAGTCCAGCTGTGCCCTCCCCCTCCTCATCCTCACCAGATCCCAGACACATGATGTCCACCCCCAAAGCCCCTCCCCGTCAACGCTGCTTTTCCTTTGCCAGCTCGGACTGTGCTGGGGCAGGGGCCACAGCTGTGGGCAGGAGGCACTGAGCACCAGCCACGGCTACCACCTCTTCTGCGCGTTGCTCACTGGCTTCCTCTTTGCCTCCCACCTGCCTGAGCGGCTGGCACCAGGACGCTTTGATTACATCGGTGAGAGCAGACCTGGCCTGGCccaggaggggatggggagacagctccccagagcacagagtgaaCTGAGTAAAGGAGAGTATTCCTGGCAGGGCCCTCAGGGTCCAGGCCCAGCCCCAGTCCTCAGACAACAACAAAACCAGCAGCCTGTAGGCCAGGGGCTCTGTGCACAGCAGCTCACTCACTCTTGCCAATAACTCTGGGAATTGGGTTTCTTATTCCCAGTTTTAGGGGAGTAGCAGGCCCAGAGGATGTGGTGCTCACCATGGGTCACAGGATGAGTTGGGGCAGCCCTGGGGATGGGGTATGTGCCCTCACACGCCCATCCTCCCCACAGGCCACAGCCACCAGCTATTCCACATCTGTGCAGTGCTGGGCACACACTTCCAGCTGGAGGCGGTGCTGGCTGATATGGGATCTCGCCGAGCCTGGCTGGCCATGCAGGAACCGCCGCTGGGCCTGGCGGGCACAGTGGCCACACTGGGCTTGGCAGTGGCTGGGAACCTGCTCATCATTGCTGCTTTCACAGCTTCCCTATTTCAGGCTCCCAGTACGTGCCCCCTGTTGCAGGGTGGCCCGCTGGAGAGGAATACAAAGGCCAAACTACAGTGAGGCCCCAGCTCTGAGCCTGCCCTGGAGGGAAGCAGAGGCcaggtgcccccccccccccgcccccgcccccgtgcTGGGGAGGAGCCCAGACCCAGGCCTGATAAGACAGGGGCACTTCTGAGCCTGGAACCAAGAGGAGTGGCTGAGGAGAGAGTGCGGAGAtcagaaggcagaggagaggagaggggctgggaggcTGGTAGAGAGTAGGAGGGTCAGGGAGGGTGCTCTTGATGGGGCTGGGGGAAGTGCTGAGGGTCTGAGAGGGGAGGTGCGTGTGTCCAGGCTGGAGCTGCCCCACCTGCCATTGAAGGCTGGGATGGGGAGGTGTTGGGCCCTTTCATCTGGTCCCATCTCTGGTGCTCCTGGAGTTTCTGCTCAGCCCAGGCAAGAACTAACATGACTAACCCAGGCCCATCCTGAATGCTTATTAACCAGGCCAGGAGGCCCGctactgcccccacccccaaaccaggCAGTACCATCTACCGGAAGCTCTTTGCCTATGGCGATGAGGCTGTCTGTCCTGGTCACAGCCGTGTACTCCAGGCGTCCAGGCCTTTGGGATCTGGTCTATTTGGGTGTGTCACGGATGGGGCAGTGGGttgaggtgggggagggtgcTGGGCTAGAGAGGAGAACCCTATTTAGACTTTAGGAAGCCACCTTCAATGCTTCTGGACTGAGGCAgggataaataaataactcaacAACAGATTTTGGGAAGCACTTTCTGGgactgaaaaagataaaacctcTCCACTCCCCATCCTCCCAATACCTCCTCCTCACACTCCATAGATGGACAAAGAATCACAGCCCCACCAGTTCCTCTTCCGGAGTTTATTCTGGAGCAGCTGGGATGATGCTCCCAGCTGCTGGGATCTCACACTTGCCGGGCAGGGAggtcagggagaggggagggggaggggtcccGGAGAGGAGCCAGAGCTGGGGGCTGCCAGCCAGGCCGGCAGGGCTGAGAGCTCTAGGCTGTGCCGTAGAAGCGCCGATAGGCCTCCTGGAAGCCAATGTGGTCAGCCAGCTCGTCACAGGCGGGGTTGAGCTCACACACCTCCCTCCTGGGCTCCAGCGGATCTGGGTAGGGGGCTGGGGCTCTGAGAGCCCAACACACTGGCGTCAGCCTCCATGCAAAATGCCCGCCCCTCCTCCCACTGCACTTGGGGCTCCAGAGTCCTCCCACAGCGGCCGCTCCTCCCAGCCCATCCTGGAGATGCAGGGCCCTGGCCCAGCACCTGCTTTTCTCTCACCCCAGCCCATGATCCAGGTAGCGCCTGAGTCTCTTCACCACCTCGCTGCCCTCCTGCTTGGACACAAAGGCTGTGGAGCAGAGGGTCAGGGGTCAGGTGATTCCGAGTTTGGGTGGACAAGGTGGGGAGTAGGCTGGCCTTCCTGAGAGCCAgatgggagggggcaggaggggagaatGGGACTGAGGGGACCAGGGTGAGACAGGGGTGCTGGGAGTGGGCAGCACCATTGAGTGATACAGGGCACAGCTTCCCATCAGGCCCTGCCTCATACCTGCACCTTTGCCAGACTCCTCATCTCTGGGCTTTGCATCTGCAAGAAAAAGGAGCCCAGTTCACCCCTGCTCATCCCTAGggctctccctctcctcccctctcctctcctctccctccacaaGGACAGCAGTGGGGGCAAATGGACTGAGCCCACAGAAAGGTGGTTAGACTGCCAATAGGGACTGCCAGTGGAAGGGGTGAGGAGAGGTGAGGCCATGGTGCTTTCCCCTCGCAGCTCCCGCGGGCCGGGGCAGGGGTAGGGGCACTCACCTGACCAGCCAGCGAGGCAGAGTGTGGCCAGGGCCAGTAGGGCGAGGAACATGAGGGGTCTCATGGTGTGTCTGTCAGCGGCTGTGCTAGGGCTGCTGCTCAGGACTCAGCTGGtctgcccctcccagcctccagcactgtttTATACTCTCTGGGCTGTGCCCCAGAGGCAAGGGTGCGGGCGGGTCTTGGGGGAATCTACCAGGGCTATTTGGGGGTCAACTGCCTAGGCCAAACCCCAAAGGATGTTGTGGTTGGAGCTGCGGCTGCCTGGGCAGGCCTCTGGGAGTGATGGAGGAAGGTGGGCTTCAGTCCAAGACTGCCAGCCTCCAGACAaggtccccagcccctcctcaagGGGGTTGCCCCAGGTCTCCCAGCCCCTACTCACTCTCCCTCGGAGCCCCAGCCTCAGTTTGAGCACCAGCGGGGCAGACGGGGAGGGGTAGGAGGGGGAGCCTAGAGAGGAAGGGGGGCCCAGAGGTCCAAAATAGATTTGCACAGAGCTGGGCTACAGCCTCCCACAGGCTGATTTCCACTGTCAGCCCTGTGGGCAGGAGCCAAACTCAGTGAGGGAGGGCCAATGCCCTCATTCACCCCGAGGGCCTCTGCCCCAGAGAGACCTCAACAGCAGGCCTGGCATGGGGGCGGCTCGACTCTGCTCAGGCCCTGAGCCTTGGGAcgggggaaggggttggggcaGCATAGGGCCAAGAGCCAAAAGCCAACACAGGTGTGGCCAGGTGTGAGGTAAGGACAGCCCTTCTGTCTGCGACTGGCCAGGTGGGCACTGAGGTGGGAACCCCCTTCCCCATGCCCCTCGCACCTCTGAGCTCCTGACCGCCCCACCCCGATCCTTTTCCTGCCCTCACAGCCTCCCCACTGCCAACAACCCTGGGGACCTGTCCTCCGAGGGGCAGAACATCCAGCCTGAAAAGCGCCACCCCAGACCTGAAAGCCACTTCTGCCTCAGCTCAGCCTGGAGAAGAGGGAGGGTGTCCTCCCCCACCACCCACTCACCAGGTGGAGACCTGCCAGACGAAGCACTGCTGCCTCCACCCCACGGCCGGTGGCTGGATGTTTAGGCGTgtccaggaggagagaggagccACTAGGCTCAACTTGGGGGGGTGGGGTTGATGATCAGGGACCACCCTGCCATCTTCCCGAGTGTCCCCGCTGCTCCTAGACAGACCCAACCAGGCCTCTCTCTACAGAGTTAGGGTGAAGCCCTCGCCAGGGAAGAAAGTTCtgcccccacccacacccactcCTTTCACCCTCCGGTCTGGAGGAAACACCCACCCTGCCTTTGGCTAAGTCACTCCTGATGCCCTGtggccctggctggggaagaggggGTTGTGAGAAGCCAGAGGACAAAGCCCCAGCCATTTGGAGGGCCCACTTGCTCCATGTTCGAGCACTCACCAGGCGCAAACAAACACCTAGGGAGGCCCACCATAGAGCCTCTCAGAATCAACCCAAGGCAAAGAGAAGGGCAGGCGCATGGACAGTGACACCCCCCCGGCAGCTTGTCCTGGCCTCAGGGAACCCAAGGCTCCTGGTTTCTGTGACAAGGGGCTTCACTGCCCTTCCATACAGATGGTCAGATACACCCCCCACCAACCCTCCCCAGCCTGGAGGCTCTCAGAGCCCTGCAACTGGGGCCTCGATTGGAGCCAGGACTCTGGAGTCCAGGGTGGGATCTTGGCCTAGGAGAGTCCTGGGAGaggcccaggcagagggagcatcCTCACAGATTACAGTGTAGTGAAGGAAGTTTATTTGCGGATGTGGGGAGAACATGGCAGGGGCCCTTGGGCTGGCCAGCAAGGGGGCAATCAGTGGAAACTGAATACAGATTCCCCAAGCCAGGTCCTAGGGAGGGCTCAGGAATAGGCAATATGTATgatgggggtagggtggggggtTGGCCTGAACCTAAAGGAGAGGCAGCATGGTGCCTAATTCCCAGGGCGGGAGCTGGCCAAGAATCCTAAagttagaagaaaacagggaggAATCTGAAGGTAGTGTGTGTGTTTGACCCCAAAGGAGCCCCAGAGGCACAACGGCAGTGGAGACAGCTGAGGCCTCCTTCTCCGGCAAATTTC
The sequence above is drawn from the Tursiops truncatus isolate mTurTru1 chromosome 1, mTurTru1.mat.Y, whole genome shotgun sequence genome and encodes:
- the PAQR6 gene encoding membrane progestin receptor delta isoform X1 is translated as MLSLKLPQLLRVHQVPRVFWEDGIMSGYRRPTSSALDCVLSSFQMTNETVNIWTHFLPTWYFLWRLLALAGGQGFRSEPYHWPLLVFLLPACLYPFASCCAHTFSSMSPRARHICYFLDYGALSLYSLGCAFPYAAYSMPASWLHSRLHQLFVPAAALNSFLCTGLSCYSRFPELESPALSKILRTAAFTYPFLFDNLPLFYRLGLCWGRGHSCGQEALSTSHGYHLFCALLTGFLFASHLPERLAPGRFDYIGHSHQLFHICAVLGTHFQLEAVLADMGSRRAWLAMQEPPLGLAGTVATLGLAVAGNLLIIAAFTASLFQAPSTCPLLQGGPLERNTKAKLQ
- the PAQR6 gene encoding membrane progestin receptor delta isoform X2; this translates as MLSLKLPQLLRVHQVPRVFWEDGIMSGYRRPTSSALDCVLSSFQMTNETVNIWTHFLPTWFPELESPALSKILRTAAFTYPFLFDNLPLFYRLGLCWGRGHSCGQEALSTSHGYHLFCALLTGFLFASHLPERLAPGRFDYIGHSHQLFHICAVLGTHFQLEAVLADMGSRRAWLAMQEPPLGLAGTVATLGLAVAGNLLIIAAFTASLFQAPSTCPLLQGGPLERNTKAKLQ
- the BGLAP gene encoding osteocalcin, with amino-acid sequence MRPLMFLALLALATLCLAGWSDAKPRDEESGKGAAFVSKQEGSEVVKRLRRYLDHGLGAPAPYPDPLEPRREVCELNPACDELADHIGFQEAYRRFYGTA